A window from Opitutia bacterium ISCC 52 encodes these proteins:
- the argS gene encoding arginine--tRNA ligase: MTIWFDIATGLNETVAAIAEQLEDFDETFSPDVRQADPRFGDYQANGVLPYAKRNQKNPRALAETLITALVDSGKFDTEQVEVSVAGPGFINVKLSKEYLFEWLNQFRTADDYSNAAAQRLKGKKIVVDYGSPNSAKQMHVGHLRSTVIGEAIRRMLAYFGAEVIGDNHLGDWGTAFGKLILAIKRKNFELDADHDDPLAELEALYKWGNKVTDEDEAALKEAREELVKLQEGDEENVAMWEAINRISSNGFNKIYSRLGIEFDYELGESFYRDKVQRIYDELEETGVGEESEGAQVVFFPDHKRYKKQPFLYRKSDGASNYASTDLATILYRLEAFNAAEVIYVTDDRQRDHFAQLFITVDRWFKAKGYKEPELHHVYFGTILGEDRKPIKSRSGTPVLLSDLLDEAVERSRKVVEAKNPDLSEEEKSNIAETVGVSAVRYADLMQNRSTDYIFSWEKLLSMEGNTAPYLLYAVARNKSIFRKIGVSEDDALDHASMLETDTEIALARKISAFPYALELAISDLRPHLLCSYLFELSGAYSSFFNADHVNVEDLAVRDRRLLLCKQTMLVLETGLELLGIDTLDRM, encoded by the coding sequence ATGACGATATGGTTCGACATAGCCACTGGCCTCAACGAGACGGTCGCAGCAATAGCAGAGCAATTAGAAGACTTCGATGAAACGTTTTCTCCTGACGTAAGACAGGCGGATCCACGCTTTGGAGACTATCAGGCGAATGGCGTATTGCCCTACGCAAAACGCAATCAAAAGAATCCACGTGCCCTGGCAGAAACCCTGATCACCGCCCTGGTTGATTCGGGAAAGTTTGATACGGAACAAGTCGAGGTTTCGGTCGCAGGCCCTGGGTTCATCAATGTTAAGCTGAGCAAAGAATATCTTTTTGAATGGTTAAATCAGTTCCGCACCGCCGACGACTATAGCAATGCAGCAGCCCAAAGATTGAAGGGGAAAAAGATCGTCGTCGATTACGGCTCCCCCAACTCAGCCAAGCAAATGCACGTAGGTCACCTAAGGTCTACTGTTATTGGAGAAGCAATTAGAAGAATGCTGGCCTACTTTGGAGCTGAGGTCATCGGTGACAATCACTTGGGCGATTGGGGTACTGCTTTTGGTAAACTCATCCTGGCCATCAAAAGGAAGAACTTCGAACTGGATGCTGATCACGATGATCCACTTGCAGAGTTGGAGGCGCTCTATAAATGGGGCAACAAAGTCACGGACGAAGATGAAGCTGCCCTAAAAGAAGCCCGGGAAGAACTCGTGAAGCTCCAGGAAGGCGACGAAGAGAACGTTGCCATGTGGGAAGCGATCAACCGGATCAGTAGTAATGGTTTTAATAAAATCTACAGCCGCCTCGGAATCGAATTCGACTACGAGCTCGGCGAAAGTTTCTACCGGGACAAGGTACAACGTATCTATGACGAGCTTGAAGAAACAGGAGTTGGAGAAGAGAGCGAAGGTGCCCAAGTTGTTTTCTTTCCAGACCATAAACGATACAAGAAGCAACCGTTCCTATACCGGAAGTCCGATGGGGCTTCCAATTATGCGAGTACAGATCTAGCCACCATCCTCTACAGGCTAGAGGCCTTCAATGCGGCTGAGGTCATTTACGTAACCGATGACCGGCAACGGGATCACTTCGCCCAACTCTTCATTACGGTCGATAGATGGTTCAAAGCAAAAGGCTATAAAGAGCCAGAGCTGCATCATGTATATTTTGGCACCATTCTTGGCGAAGATCGTAAACCCATCAAATCGAGAAGCGGCACTCCCGTACTTTTGAGTGACTTGCTGGATGAGGCAGTCGAGCGCTCGAGAAAGGTGGTAGAGGCGAAGAATCCAGATCTTTCGGAAGAGGAAAAGTCCAATATCGCGGAAACCGTCGGTGTATCTGCGGTACGTTATGCAGACCTGATGCAGAACCGCTCCACGGACTACATTTTCTCTTGGGAAAAGCTACTCAGCATGGAAGGTAACACCGCGCCTTACCTTCTCTACGCCGTTGCTAGAAACAAAAGCATTTTTCGTAAGATAGGCGTTAGCGAAGATGATGCTCTTGACCATGCCAGTATGCTAGAAACGGATACAGAAATCGCACTTGCCAGAAAGATATCTGCATTCCCCTACGCTCTGGAACTAGCCATCAGCGATCTGAGGCCGCACCTCCTATGTTCATATCTCTTTGAACTCTCCGGGGCCTACAGCTCCTTTTTCAATGCAGATCACGTCAATGTGGAGGATCTAGCGGTTAGAGACAGAAGACTTTTACTCTGCAAACAGACGATGCTCGTTCTGGAAACCGGCCTTGAGCTCCTGGGGATTGATACGCTGGATCGGATGTAG
- a CDS encoding thymidine phosphorylase, which yields MRKNILTPRKFIKPSYAYLVEKKRDGGEFSQEEIRYIVDSLLDKEMPEYQMAALAMAIYFQGMSAQETAILAEEMMLSGEVVDLSKITRPKIDKYSTGGVGDKTSLVLTPLAVACGVVMPMMVGQDEEFLISSLDKLDAIPGFNSKLDLEQFVNQLKTTGCTICDQSTEIAPVDGSLYRLRQNTATIPSLPLITGSVLSKKLAEGAEGLVVDVKWGNGSFIKDVEQARQLARSITRVGRSLKRRCVALVTDMNQPLGDTVGTALEIQEAIQLLKGEGPEDLQELVLKLGMEIVRLAGVAGSTLSAKQTVQRHLADGSALKKFKELIEVQGGDSSYIDDPEKFPTAKHIRKLPAPKRGYVHTINAGMIARGVQMLGANREGRRKHVDPSVGVSEIKKVGTQVKQGEPLMMIHYNDEAKLESTLEYFKQAYRLAPKRPNPPQLIVERVA from the coding sequence ATGAGAAAAAATATCCTTACACCTAGGAAGTTCATTAAACCGTCCTACGCGTATTTAGTAGAGAAAAAGCGCGACGGAGGGGAGTTTTCCCAAGAAGAAATTCGATACATTGTAGATTCCTTGCTCGATAAGGAAATGCCTGAATATCAAATGGCTGCGCTTGCAATGGCCATATATTTTCAGGGGATGTCTGCTCAGGAAACCGCTATTTTGGCTGAAGAGATGATGCTCTCCGGTGAAGTGGTTGATCTTTCCAAGATTACCCGTCCGAAAATCGACAAATATTCTACGGGAGGAGTAGGGGACAAGACCTCTCTAGTGCTTACTCCTCTTGCAGTAGCATGTGGCGTTGTTATGCCCATGATGGTCGGTCAGGATGAAGAGTTTTTAATAAGCAGCCTTGATAAGTTGGATGCGATTCCAGGCTTCAACAGCAAGTTGGATCTTGAGCAATTCGTAAATCAGCTGAAAACCACAGGTTGCACGATCTGTGACCAGAGCACGGAAATCGCGCCGGTCGATGGTTCGCTTTACCGTCTTCGCCAAAATACAGCGACCATTCCAAGTCTGCCACTCATCACCGGTAGTGTGTTAAGTAAGAAATTGGCAGAAGGAGCGGAAGGCTTAGTGGTCGATGTGAAATGGGGTAACGGATCTTTCATTAAAGACGTAGAGCAAGCCCGTCAATTGGCTCGTTCTATCACACGTGTTGGACGTTCCTTGAAACGCCGTTGTGTGGCTCTGGTAACGGATATGAATCAGCCTCTCGGTGACACCGTTGGAACCGCTTTAGAAATTCAAGAAGCCATCCAATTGCTGAAGGGCGAAGGTCCTGAAGATCTCCAAGAGTTAGTTTTGAAACTCGGTATGGAAATCGTTCGTCTCGCAGGAGTAGCCGGATCAACGCTATCTGCGAAGCAAACCGTTCAACGTCACTTGGCTGATGGTTCTGCTCTCAAGAAGTTCAAAGAGCTCATCGAAGTGCAAGGGGGAGACTCCAGTTACATTGATGATCCTGAAAAATTCCCGACTGCGAAGCACATCCGCAAGCTGCCAGCACCGAAGCGTGGATACGTTCACACGATCAATGCTGGTATGATCGCGCGTGGAGTTCAAATGCTCGGCGCAAACCGTGAGGGACGTCGCAAGCATGTCGATCCATCCGTTGGAGTTTCTGAGATCAAGAAAGTGGGCACCCAAGTCAAACAGGGTGAACCACTCATGATGATTCACTACAACGATGAAGCGAAACTCGAAAGCACGCTCGAATACTTCAAGCAAGCTTACCGTCTCGCTCCCAAGCGTCCGAATCCTCCGCAGCTCATTGTTGAGCGTGTGGCCTAA
- the efp gene encoding elongation factor P, with protein MASPTDIRKGRVMDHQGTPHLVLDMLHRTQGRGSGWVQATLRNLKTGSSSTVKFRSSENVEFMHTEVHKLEFSYDDPTGYFFMDLETYETIEISADIAAAHKEYLVAGNMYDILYVDDKPIDVTLPTAVEMEITVAPEGLRGDTASAATKAATTESGLVLQVPLFVKVGDRIKINTADKSYQGRV; from the coding sequence ATGGCATCACCAACGGATATTCGTAAAGGACGCGTCATGGATCACCAGGGCACGCCACACCTCGTATTAGACATGCTTCACCGCACTCAGGGTCGTGGCTCGGGGTGGGTTCAAGCAACGCTGAGAAACCTCAAGACCGGCAGTAGCTCTACCGTCAAATTTCGTTCCAGCGAAAACGTAGAATTCATGCACACCGAAGTGCATAAGTTGGAGTTTAGTTACGATGATCCTACAGGGTATTTCTTCATGGATCTGGAAACCTATGAAACGATTGAGATCTCCGCAGACATAGCGGCCGCCCACAAAGAGTATCTAGTGGCCGGAAATATGTATGACATCCTCTACGTGGACGACAAACCGATCGACGTCACCTTGCCAACCGCTGTTGAGATGGAAATCACCGTAGCACCGGAAGGTCTGCGAGGCGACACAGCAAGTGCTGCCACCAAAGCAGCCACTACAGAATCTGGTCTGGTCCTACAGGTTCCGCTTTTTGTTAAAGTGGGAGATCGAATCAAGATCAATACAGCGGACAAGTCCTATCAGGGACGGGTTTAA
- a CDS encoding bifunctional UDP-3-O-[3-hydroxymyristoyl] N-acetylglucosamine deacetylase/3-hydroxyacyl-ACP dehydratase, with translation MKQRSILREVTAKGKAVHTGEEVSLTIKPAPVDHGVVFRRVDLYGKPEVKASIGSVSEVVRSTTVSDGYTKIEMTEHLLSVLNGMGVDNILVEVDGNELPVFDGSAKEYLNMIQEAEPVEQDKDREYFVLKEPISVSNGNRSLVALPYDGFKVTCTSTDQKAVHTQHLSIDIDPDTYATQIAAARTFTIYEEIEPLLKMGKIKGGSLDCAVVIKGDKILSKEPLRFPDEMVRHKILDIIGDIFLLGKPIKTHIVALIPGHALNAKLTQALYEKMIEEAEPPKKKAPEKKASPKVDISDVTELNIQQLLNLLPHRYPFLMVDRVIEIKDDNTELTAIKNVTVNEPHFTGHYPGNPIMPGVLQIEAMAQVAGVLMLLRCGGEGKIPLFINADKVKLRKIVTPGDQLIIEAKILKLRGNKIGSAEARCKVNGAVVSSMEMMFALVDEDDS, from the coding sequence ATGAAGCAAAGGTCCATTCTCAGAGAAGTGACCGCCAAGGGCAAAGCTGTTCATACGGGTGAAGAGGTTTCCCTGACAATCAAACCAGCTCCAGTGGATCATGGTGTGGTATTTCGGCGGGTCGACCTCTATGGCAAACCAGAAGTGAAAGCCTCCATTGGCAGCGTTTCTGAGGTTGTACGTAGCACCACCGTTTCCGATGGTTACACCAAGATAGAGATGACGGAGCACCTTTTGAGTGTGCTCAATGGTATGGGGGTGGACAACATTCTCGTTGAGGTCGATGGCAATGAGTTGCCCGTCTTTGATGGCTCCGCGAAGGAGTACCTGAATATGATTCAGGAGGCCGAACCGGTTGAGCAGGACAAAGATCGTGAGTATTTTGTGCTCAAAGAGCCCATCTCTGTTTCCAATGGTAACCGGTCACTGGTCGCGTTGCCCTACGACGGGTTTAAGGTGACCTGCACCTCTACCGACCAAAAAGCAGTCCATACCCAACATTTATCGATCGATATTGATCCTGATACCTATGCGACGCAGATTGCTGCCGCACGGACATTTACCATCTATGAGGAGATCGAGCCTTTACTTAAAATGGGCAAAATCAAAGGGGGGAGCCTCGACTGCGCGGTGGTTATCAAGGGGGATAAGATTCTCTCCAAAGAACCCCTTCGGTTCCCTGATGAGATGGTTCGCCACAAGATTCTCGATATCATCGGAGATATCTTCCTTCTCGGCAAACCGATCAAAACTCACATCGTAGCGCTGATTCCCGGACATGCATTGAATGCAAAGCTGACTCAGGCGCTTTATGAGAAGATGATTGAGGAAGCTGAGCCACCCAAGAAGAAGGCTCCCGAAAAAAAGGCCTCACCGAAAGTCGATATTTCTGATGTCACGGAGCTAAACATTCAGCAGCTTCTTAACCTGCTTCCGCACCGATATCCATTTCTGATGGTGGATCGTGTGATTGAAATCAAGGACGACAATACTGAACTGACCGCCATTAAAAATGTTACGGTCAATGAGCCGCACTTTACCGGCCACTATCCGGGGAATCCGATTATGCCTGGTGTCTTGCAGATTGAGGCGATGGCCCAGGTCGCAGGCGTCCTTATGCTTTTACGCTGTGGAGGAGAAGGGAAGATACCTCTCTTTATAAATGCTGACAAAGTTAAACTCCGCAAGATTGTGACCCCAGGGGATCAGTTAATCATAGAGGCCAAGATTCTTAAGCTTCGCGGAAATAAAATTGGAAGTGCCGAGGCTAGGTGCAAAGTCAACGGAGCGGTTGTGTCCTCTATGGAGATGATGTTTGCTCTCGTCGACGAAGATGATTCATAA
- the lpxA gene encoding acyl-ACP--UDP-N-acetylglucosamine O-acyltransferase, whose amino-acid sequence MSIHPTAVVESGAQIDPSAEVGAYAFIGNDVTIGKNTTVHHHATVEGYTFLEEDNEVFPYACVGTKTQDLKFEGGKPGLKVGNQNVFREFTSIHGGTKDNTFTTIGNHNVFLAHAHVAHDCIIGDHLIMSGQNALAGHCTVGNHVIISWGAAGHQFCRFGDYCFVGGMSKTVKDVPPYMLIDGRDPEVKFFNKVGLERHGFTKEDMSVVKYLYKIFYREGLNRRQAMETALASDYASHPRAKLFLDFMESSERGVY is encoded by the coding sequence ATGAGTATTCATCCGACAGCGGTTGTTGAGTCCGGAGCCCAAATTGATCCGAGTGCCGAAGTAGGCGCTTATGCATTCATAGGTAACGATGTAACGATTGGAAAAAACACCACGGTGCATCATCACGCCACGGTTGAGGGCTATACTTTTTTAGAAGAAGACAATGAGGTCTTTCCTTATGCCTGTGTGGGTACCAAAACTCAGGACCTCAAATTCGAAGGTGGTAAACCCGGCCTCAAAGTCGGGAATCAAAATGTTTTTCGTGAATTTACGTCTATCCATGGGGGAACTAAGGATAATACCTTTACCACCATCGGGAATCATAATGTGTTCCTTGCCCATGCGCACGTAGCCCACGATTGCATCATTGGTGATCACCTTATCATGAGTGGTCAAAATGCCTTGGCGGGTCATTGTACAGTCGGCAACCACGTGATTATATCCTGGGGGGCTGCAGGACATCAGTTCTGTCGTTTCGGCGACTACTGTTTTGTTGGTGGCATGTCTAAGACCGTAAAAGACGTGCCCCCTTACATGTTGATCGATGGTCGCGATCCCGAAGTTAAGTTTTTCAATAAGGTGGGACTCGAGCGTCATGGTTTCACCAAGGAAGATATGTCTGTAGTGAAGTATCTATATAAGATCTTCTACCGGGAAGGCCTCAACCGAAGGCAGGCTATGGAAACAGCCTTGGCCTCCGACTATGCCAGCCACCCACGTGCGAAGCTCTTTTTGGATTTTATGGAGTCCAGCGAACGCGGTGTCTACTGA
- a CDS encoding DUF971 domain-containing protein: protein MKRPKDVQIIGNEIAILWDNGEEDYFPMAFLREFSPSAENMGEMDVLGNVHGGTGPMKYPDIQVVGWGFMGNYAIRFDFDDGHDTGLFSYDYLEKLREPLKSWSVKED, encoded by the coding sequence ATGAAACGACCGAAGGACGTACAAATCATCGGCAATGAAATCGCCATTCTCTGGGACAACGGTGAGGAAGATTATTTCCCCATGGCATTTCTCCGGGAATTTTCCCCTAGTGCCGAAAACATGGGTGAGATGGATGTACTAGGCAACGTCCATGGAGGCACCGGTCCCATGAAATATCCCGACATCCAAGTCGTTGGCTGGGGATTCATGGGCAACTACGCCATACGTTTCGACTTCGACGACGGACACGACACAGGTTTGTTCAGTTACGACTACCTGGAAAAACTCCGCGAGCCGCTGAAGTCGTGGTCGGTGAAGGAAGACTAG
- a CDS encoding B12-binding domain-containing radical SAM protein encodes MITLIRPPATDVLRFATTSISPPIGLAYIAGALESKGYKVDIVDAVGEDPKKTTRSFKGFLVGLRIEDIVARIHEDTEMIGISTIFSHEWPVVVMIIRAIRKRMPEVPIMVGGEHVTSMPEFCLNSSEADFMVLGEGEETCLELTDAVVNGSSHKDIHGIAYRNGDSVVVNPRRQRNAKVDDIPRPSWHLFDIDNYKKHGLIGGIDTDGVTIPMLATRGCPYQCTYCSSPNMWTTRWVARTPMDVIEEMEHYMREFGASNFPFQDLTAIIQKDWIVEFCQLIVDRGLDITWQLPTGTRAEAIDEEVAELLKKSGMVTMAYAPESGSDEIRELIKKRIHKPKLLESMRAAVKHDLHVSCFFVLGFPQDTKKHFRDSLAFVRQLAETGAQDVAIAFYMALPGTELFRRLYNQGKVDFDRRYFRHILDSQTLAPSNLYMEQGSRLMLIYWKLRIYFEFYGAKSHKNTFLGVMLTLLSVIPGSFKKKHVTRLETVFKNFVVNYFRMLKSQFGQRWITKQEEKDMFKTWPKLFATTMDKKSAGAPELQQDGKINFMKVLKAEHTERVEYSPKKEAEVSQ; translated from the coding sequence ATGATCACATTAATCCGTCCACCTGCCACCGACGTGCTGCGTTTTGCAACCACGTCCATCAGCCCGCCTATTGGCTTGGCTTATATCGCAGGTGCCCTCGAATCCAAGGGCTACAAGGTGGACATCGTGGACGCCGTAGGGGAAGACCCCAAAAAGACGACCCGGTCCTTCAAAGGCTTCTTGGTTGGGTTGCGAATCGAAGACATTGTCGCACGGATCCATGAGGACACGGAGATGATCGGCATCAGCACTATTTTCAGCCACGAATGGCCGGTCGTGGTCATGATCATTCGGGCCATCCGTAAACGCATGCCAGAAGTCCCCATCATGGTGGGAGGAGAGCATGTCACATCGATGCCAGAGTTTTGCCTCAATTCATCGGAAGCGGATTTTATGGTTCTGGGAGAAGGGGAAGAAACCTGCCTGGAGCTAACCGATGCCGTGGTCAACGGATCGTCCCACAAAGACATCCACGGTATCGCCTACCGGAACGGAGACTCTGTAGTGGTAAATCCACGACGTCAGCGAAATGCGAAAGTTGATGATATTCCCCGACCTTCCTGGCATCTATTTGATATCGACAACTACAAGAAGCATGGATTGATCGGTGGCATTGATACCGATGGAGTAACCATCCCCATGCTTGCGACTCGTGGTTGTCCCTACCAGTGCACTTACTGTTCCTCTCCCAACATGTGGACCACTCGTTGGGTGGCACGCACACCCATGGATGTCATTGAGGAAATGGAACACTACATGCGAGAGTTCGGAGCGAGTAATTTCCCGTTTCAGGATCTCACAGCAATCATCCAAAAAGATTGGATCGTAGAATTCTGCCAGCTCATCGTAGACCGGGGCTTGGACATCACCTGGCAACTCCCTACCGGAACACGTGCAGAAGCCATCGACGAAGAAGTTGCCGAGCTCCTGAAAAAGAGCGGCATGGTTACCATGGCCTATGCCCCTGAATCTGGCTCGGATGAAATTCGCGAACTGATCAAAAAGCGTATCCACAAACCCAAACTGCTGGAAAGCATGCGAGCGGCAGTGAAGCATGATCTTCACGTAAGCTGTTTCTTCGTTCTAGGGTTTCCTCAGGATACCAAAAAACATTTCCGGGACTCGCTGGCCTTCGTTCGCCAACTCGCAGAAACGGGAGCCCAAGATGTTGCCATCGCCTTCTACATGGCACTCCCAGGAACAGAGCTGTTTCGCCGACTCTATAACCAGGGCAAGGTCGACTTCGATCGACGTTACTTCCGCCACATTCTGGACAGCCAGACCTTGGCCCCTTCCAATCTCTACATGGAGCAAGGTTCTCGATTGATGCTCATCTATTGGAAGCTGCGCATCTATTTTGAATTCTACGGAGCCAAGTCGCACAAGAACACATTCCTGGGCGTAATGCTAACGCTGCTCAGCGTCATTCCAGGAAGCTTCAAAAAGAAGCATGTCACGCGCCTGGAAACCGTATTTAAAAACTTCGTCGTAAATTATTTCCGCATGCTGAAGTCCCAGTTCGGCCAACGATGGATTACCAAGCAGGAAGAGAAGGACATGTTTAAAACCTGGCCCAAACTCTTTGCTACGACCATGGATAAAAAATCCGCCGGAGCACCCGAGCTCCAACAAGACGGGAAGATCAATTTCATGAAAGTACTCAAAGCGGAACACACGGAACGCGTTGAGTATTCACCCAAGAAAGAGGCAGAGGTTTCACAATAA